GGACAGCGAAGAGTCCGCTGAGGTGAAAGTTGGCGAAGAGTCAGATGCAGACGCGACCAGGGAATAGTTGATTGTTTTAGTCAGGAATATGATAATCAAGGTACACGAAACGGCAGTACCCGGAGGCATTCTTGAGTGTAGTCCAGCAACAGGCAATTTCCCCGCTATTCCTCAGCGACAGCGCGGTATCCAAAGTTCGCGAACTGGTTGAGGAAGAAGGCAATGAAGACCTGAAGCTCCGCGTGTTTGTGACGGGCGGCGGCTGTTCCGGGTTTCAGTACGGTTTTTCCTTTGATGAAGCCCAGGACGACGAAGACGCGGTCATCGAAAAAGACGGCATAAGTCTGCTGGTGGATCCGATGAGCTATCAGTACCTGGTGGGCGCCACTGTTGACTATCAGGAAGGACTGCAGGGGTCTCAGTTTGTGGTACAGAATCCGAATGCCAGTTCAACCTGCGGGTGCGGTAGCTCCTTCACTATCTGACTCGGTCTGCTTTCCCGCTTCTAGGTTTCTAGTCTGTCAGGCGTAGTAAACCGCCCCCAGAATCCTTTCTCCCTTTGCACCGGTGACTTCAGGAAGATTTCCCGGAAGCCCTGCCAGTGTCTGTCGCGCCAACCATGCGAATGCGGATGCCTCTACCCACTGCGGGTCCAGGCCTATATTGGCCGTGGTAGTCACGGTGCAGGGGCTGCAGGTTCTTTGCAGCTCTCTCAGTAATATCGGGTTTTTCGCACCTCCGCCGCAGGCAAACAGTGTCATTCCCGGATGTTGTGGTAGCTGCTGGGCGACGGTGATGGCTGTTAGTTCAAGCAGTGTGCGTTGAACATCCACGCCGGAAACCTGCGTGTGTCGGGTGAGCGTCGTCTTCACCCAGTCCAGATTGAACTTTTCTGTACCGGTGCTTTTCGGGGGCTGGCGTTGGAAATAGGCGTCGGAGAGCAGGTCGCTCAACAGGGCCTGGTTTACCTGGCCCTGATCTGCCCAGGCGCCATCCCGGTCAAAGCTCTGACCGGTCTGGTCCTTGCACCAGGCGTCCATCAGGGCGTTCGCCGGCCCCGTATCAAAACCGGTCACCGGCTTTTTGGGGTCCGCCGGCAGGTGGGTGAGGTTGGCGATTCCGCCCAGATTCAGGATGCAGCGATCTTCATGGGCGTCGCTGAAAAAGGCTTTGTGGAAGGCGGGAACAAGGGGGGCTGCCTGGCCTCCGGCAGCAAGATCCCGTCTGCGGAAATCCGCAACCGTGGTGATGCCCGTGCGCTCCGCAATCAGTGTGGGGTCGCCGATCTGCAGTGTGAATGGCGTGCTTCCGTCCGGCTGGTGCCGGATGGTCTGGCCGTGGCTGCCAATGCCGCTTATCTGGCCAGGCTCGAGATCGGACTCATCCATCAGCCTCGCCGCAGACTCGGCAAAGAGCGCACCTACCAGATGATCAAGTTCTCCCAGCTCATCGGGCGAACCGCGATTCTGGCTAAGATTGCCCAGCCGCTGACGGATAACGTCGGGGTAAGGTGTGGTGCAGGTACCGTGGATCTGGATCTGGCGGTCAGCCGGGAATGACACAAGGATGGCATCGATGCCATCCATGCTGGTGCCAGACATCATGCCAATCCAGGCGTCCATAGCTTATTCGTCCGACGCAAGGGCCAGTTGTTGTGGCTGACTGTCGCCGCGGAAGAGTTCAAGTTTGGCGACTTCCTGTTCGGCAAACTGTTTGAATCTGGCCATTTCAGAGCTCGGAATCGGCTTGGCGTCGGGCAGCTTCACGGTCCGGGAGTTTCTGGGAGATCCGTTTACACGGAACTCGTAGTGCAGGTGCGGGCCGGTCACCATGCCGGAAGAACCTACGTGACCCACTGTCTGGCCTTGCTTCACGTTGGTGCCTGTGCGAATGCCGCGACCGAGACGGCTCATGTGGGCGTAGAGCGTGGTAATGTTCTGGCCATGCTGAAGCACCACGGTGCGACCGTAGCCGCCTTTCCAGCCGGCGAACTTCACACGGCCATCGCCGGCAGCCTTGATCGGTGTTCCCGGTGCGGCAGCATAATCGGTGCCTTCATGAGGGCGCACGACGTCCAGCACCGGATGTCTGCGCTGAAGGTTAAAGGAGGATGAGATGCGGGCGTCAATTGGTGTTCTCAAAAACGCTTTCCGCATACTACTGCCACTCGGAGAATAGTAGTCGGTATCGCCCTTGCTGTTGGTGTAACGCAAAGCGATGACTTCCTCTCCCCGGTTCACGAAACGCGCTGAAAGAATCTGCCCGGTGTCGAATTTTTCACCGTCGAGATACAGCTCTTCGTAGACCACTTCAAACGTGTCGCCTTTGCGAACGTCGTAGACAAAATCAATGTTCCAGCCAAAAATGCCGGCCATTTCCATGGCGACCCGGTCGGACAGGCCGGCATCCCGGGCGGCCTGGTAGAGAGAGCCGTCAATTTCGCCTGCGGCAAACGCCGGTCGGGCTTCCGGCTCCCGCATAACGGTCTGGCCGTGGAATTCGCCGTCTTTCTTGCGGATCTTTAGGCTTTCAAGCAGATTGCGCTGTAGTTCGATGGCCTGGAGTTCGCCGGATTCATTGGTCGCAAACCGGATGGTCTCACCGGCATACAGGCGCTGGAGTTTGTCTGCTTTGCCTTCGCCGTGAATGACCGAGAGCATCAGGCCATCATTGAACCCGGCTTTGCGGAACAGGGAAGAGAGTGTGTCACCTGAACGGATCTTGAAGGTTTCCCAATCCAGTGTCGAAGTCTGCTTTGTCTTTTGCTGAGCCACCTGAGGTGCTGGTGCGGACTGCGGGTCCGCGCCGGAATCTGGCGCGTCTGCTGACGGTGAGGCGTCGAGCGATGCCAGCATCGTGGTGTTGGCTGCTGCTTCACTAACATTTTCGGTCTGATCGGGTGTGTTGTTGCCAGCGGCGGGCTCGCTCGGGCCGGGCTTCTGGCTGGTGGCCTTGGTTACCGAGCCTTCATTCAGGTCGAGTGAATAGGCCACCCGGTTGGCTTCCACGGGGGAGCTGGGGCTCATCAGCACGGCAGCCGTCACAATGACGCTTATACTGGCGGCAATAGTAATGTGTGTCTTCGGAAACATTTTAAGCACGTGTCACACCCGTTTTAATCGACATTCCGCTAGGTTGTATCGCCTAATTAAAGCTTTTGTTCAAGTATAGACCAACAGATTACCGCATAAAATGCGCTCGGGACAGCAGGAAACATTACCGTTGTACGAATCCCGGCCAGATTTTTACTGGCGGCGCTGATATAATCCGTGACCATTTTATACGCGGCCAATCATGGCTTTGTCTTAAAACTAACCGGTTAAATGGTAGCAGGGGCGTTGGTAACTCACAGATCTGTTTTGTAGATGTCTGTAACCGCTCCGTGACTTCCCGCCGGAACAGAAGGTGTTGTAGATGGCTTCGATAGAAGAAGCACTGGCTGTTATTCAGCGCGGTGTTGACGAGTTGATTCCTGAAAGCGAGCTTACGGAGAAACTGAAGGAAGGGCGTCCGTTAAGGATAAAGGCTGGTTTTGATCCTACCGCCCCCGACCTCCATATCGGTCACACCGTCCTGATTAACAAGCTTCGCCAGTTTCAGGATCTCGGTCACGAGGTCATTTTCCTGATTGGCGATTTTACCGGCATGATAGGCGACCCGACCGGCAAGAGCGCCACTCGTCCCCCTCTGACGGAAGAGCAGGTAGCCCAGAACGCCCTTAGCTATAAAGAGCAGGTATTCAAGATTTTGGATCGCGAGAAAACGCGGGTCGTGTTCAATTCCGATTGGATGAGGCAGCTGTCCGCCGCCGATATGATTCGTCTGGCCGGCCAGTATTCCGTTGCCCGCATGCTGGAGCGCGATGATTTCCACAAGCGCTACGAAGCTGAGCAGTCTATCGCCATTCACGAGTTTCTCTACCCGCTGGTTCAGGGCTACGACTCTGTGGCTCTGGAGGCCGATGTGGAGCTTGGCGGTACCGACCAGAAGTTCAATCTTTTAATGGGTCGTCATTTGCAGAGACATTATGGGCAGTCCCCGCAAGTTGTTCTCACTATGCCGATTCTGGAAGGGCTGGACGGCGTGCAGAAAATGTCCAAGTCCCTGGGTAACTACGTTGGAGTGAATGACGCCCCCGGCGAGATGTACACCAAGTTACTGTCGATGCCGGATGCACTGCTATGGCGTTACTTCGAGTTGTTGAGCTTTCGACCCCTGGCTGAAATTGCCGAGTACCGCGCGGCAGTGGAAGACGGGGCCAACCCCCAGGAGTATAAGAAGGTGTTTGCGGAAGAGATTATTACGCGCTTCCACGATGCCGAAGCCGCGGCTAATGCGCACAAGTCGGCAGGTAACCGCGTGGGGCTGGGCGAGATTCCGGAAAATGTGCCGGTGGT
This DNA window, taken from Marinobacter halotolerans, encodes the following:
- the tyrS gene encoding tyrosine--tRNA ligase; this translates as MASIEEALAVIQRGVDELIPESELTEKLKEGRPLRIKAGFDPTAPDLHIGHTVLINKLRQFQDLGHEVIFLIGDFTGMIGDPTGKSATRPPLTEEQVAQNALSYKEQVFKILDREKTRVVFNSDWMRQLSAADMIRLAGQYSVARMLERDDFHKRYEAEQSIAIHEFLYPLVQGYDSVALEADVELGGTDQKFNLLMGRHLQRHYGQSPQVVLTMPILEGLDGVQKMSKSLGNYVGVNDAPGEMYTKLLSMPDALLWRYFELLSFRPLAEIAEYRAAVEDGANPQEYKKVFAEEIITRFHDAEAAANAHKSAGNRVGLGEIPENVPVVEISLAGRDAVHIVGLLKEAGLAQNGKAAKDVFGRGAVYMNGEQMTEERMFAVGEDVVLQAGKKKIARVLITE
- the erpA gene encoding iron-sulfur cluster insertion protein ErpA, yielding MSVVQQQAISPLFLSDSAVSKVRELVEEEGNEDLKLRVFVTGGGCSGFQYGFSFDEAQDDEDAVIEKDGISLLVDPMSYQYLVGATVDYQEGLQGSQFVVQNPNASSTCGCGSSFTI
- a CDS encoding OapA family protein yields the protein MLKMFPKTHITIAASISVIVTAAVLMSPSSPVEANRVAYSLDLNEGSVTKATSQKPGPSEPAAGNNTPDQTENVSEAAANTTMLASLDASPSADAPDSGADPQSAPAPQVAQQKTKQTSTLDWETFKIRSGDTLSSLFRKAGFNDGLMLSVIHGEGKADKLQRLYAGETIRFATNESGELQAIELQRNLLESLKIRKKDGEFHGQTVMREPEARPAFAAGEIDGSLYQAARDAGLSDRVAMEMAGIFGWNIDFVYDVRKGDTFEVVYEELYLDGEKFDTGQILSARFVNRGEEVIALRYTNSKGDTDYYSPSGSSMRKAFLRTPIDARISSSFNLQRRHPVLDVVRPHEGTDYAAAPGTPIKAAGDGRVKFAGWKGGYGRTVVLQHGQNITTLYAHMSRLGRGIRTGTNVKQGQTVGHVGSSGMVTGPHLHYEFRVNGSPRNSRTVKLPDAKPIPSSEMARFKQFAEQEVAKLELFRGDSQPQQLALASDE
- a CDS encoding anhydro-N-acetylmuramic acid kinase, coding for MDAWIGMMSGTSMDGIDAILVSFPADRQIQIHGTCTTPYPDVIRQRLGNLSQNRGSPDELGELDHLVGALFAESAARLMDESDLEPGQISGIGSHGQTIRHQPDGSTPFTLQIGDPTLIAERTGITTVADFRRRDLAAGGQAAPLVPAFHKAFFSDAHEDRCILNLGGIANLTHLPADPKKPVTGFDTGPANALMDAWCKDQTGQSFDRDGAWADQGQVNQALLSDLLSDAYFQRQPPKSTGTEKFNLDWVKTTLTRHTQVSGVDVQRTLLELTAITVAQQLPQHPGMTLFACGGGAKNPILLRELQRTCSPCTVTTTANIGLDPQWVEASAFAWLARQTLAGLPGNLPEVTGAKGERILGAVYYA